The stretch of DNA TTTATTTGCTGCTTTACAAAATGGAGAAACGCCATTATTAGAAAAAACAGCGAAATTAATTGATGAAGCAGGAAAAGGTGCAATTATTTTTATTAACAATATCCAAGATGGTGATTTAGTTCAAACTAAATTGGATATGTTTAAAAAATATTCGAATGGATCTGCTGAAACAGCCATCTTACCAGAGGATGAGAAAAACCATGGAATTGGATCTCAAATCATCAAAGATTTAGGCATTAAACGTATGAATGTCATTACTCGTAAAATTTCAGAGGAACCTCATACAACACAATACGGATTAGAAATTGTTGATTACACACAATTATAATTACTCATCATTATAAAAGGAAAAAGCCAGTTCAAATTGAACTGGCTTTTTTATGTCTTTTAAATGAGATTATTCAGGAATAACAATCGTTGGTACTTCTTTAATCGTTTGTAAAACAATCGTTGTACGCGTTGATGTAATTCCACCAATTTTACTTAATGAATTTCGCATTAATTCCACTAATCCTTCTGAATCTGCTGTTCGTACTTTAATCAAATAACCATCATCCCCCGCAATGTCATGAACTTCTAATACTTCTGGAATTTGAGCCAATTGATTCCCAACAGTTTCATCACCAATTATATCGGTCGTTTTTATGAACATAAACGATAATAACTTTTGACCTATTGCAACAGGATTAATTTTTGCATGATAGGATAAAATAACTTGCTTTTGTTCCAATTTTTTCACACGTTCTAAGATTCCAGATGGAGCCATTCCTAATTCACGTGCAATATCAGCATTATTGATACGTGCATTTTCTTGCATCAATCGCATGATCTTTAAATCAGTTGCGTCTAAATTTACTTCTATTTTATTCATATCCATTACAAAGGTATTATTTTATAATGATTTGACCGATTCTTGCATAAAAAAAAGCTGAATCTGAGATTCAGCTTTATCAAAATAATAAACAATCAAAAGTAATATTAATTTAAAATATAGTATTAGTCTTTATTTAACATCGAATGCTCTTTGGTATCTTTCATAAAGAAATAAACCACTAAAGAAAAGGCAATACAGCCCGTTATGTACCAATAGAAATAATGCTCTACATTATTTTGTTTAAACAATAACGCTAAATATTCTGCAGTTCCACCAAAAATACAAACGGTCAAGGCATAAGGTAATCCAACGCCTAAGGCTCTAATTTCTGCAGGAAACAATTCAGCTTTTACAACTGCATTAATCGATGTATAACCCGAAACAATAATTAAGGCAACCATCAAGAAGAAGAAAGCACCCCACATTGTCGTCACTTGTGCTAATCCCGATAATAAAGGAACCGTAAAAATTGTACCTAAGACTCCAAATCCTAATAATAATGGACGGCGACCTATTTTATCCGATAATAATCCAAACAATGGTTGTAACACAGCAAAGATCAATAATGATAAGAAAGAAATAAATGTCGATTCTTCTTTTGTTAAATTCACTGTATTAACTAAGAATTTTTGCATATAAGTCGTATAAGTATTGAATGCTAATGTTCCTCCCATCGTTAACCCAACTACTGTTAAAATAGCTTTAGGATGCTGCATTAATAACTTCATCGATCCATTCGATTCTTTCTTTTTATCTTGGTCATTATTCTTTTCAAATGCTTCTGTCTCGTGTAAGTTTTTTCTTAAGTACAATGCAATAACTGATAAGATCGCACCAATAACAAATGGTATTCTCCATCCCCAATTCATTAATTGTTCTTCCGTTAAAACTAATTTTTGTAAGATTAATAAAATCCCTAATGCAATCAATTGTCCACCAATTAAAGTGACATACTGAAAAGAAGAATAAAATCCACGACGATCGGCTGTTGCCATTTCCGATAAATAAGTGGCTGAAACTCCATACTCTCCTCCTACACTTAAACCTTGCAACAAACGAGCAATTAATAACATTGCAGGAGCTAAAACTCCAATAGTAGCATAGGTAGGGGTTAAAGCAATTAATAACGAACCAAAAGACATCAATAATACAGATAATGTCATTGCTCGTTTACGTCCAATTTTATCGGCAATTGTTCCAAATAACCATCCACCAATTGGACGCATTAAGAATCCAACGGCAAAAATTCCAGCTGTATTTAATAACTGTGCAGTTTGATCACTTGAAGGAAAGAAAGAAGATGAAAAATAGATGGCAAATGCTGCGTAAGCATACCAATCATACCATTCCACTAAATTTCCAATCGACCCTCCTACAATAGCTTGTACACGGTCTTTAACGGTTAAATCTAAATCTGATTTTGATGGTTTTTGCCCAGCCATCACTTTGCTTTTAGACTGAACAATTTCTATTGTATCTGATGTATTTGACATAATATTTTGTGTGTTTTAATAGGGTTATAAAGCAATTTGTAATGTGAAAAGATGTTCTCCTCTACGCGTCAATAATTGTTTGGATTCCGCTTCGAACAAAGGACGAGAAGAGTATTGATATGCTAATTTGGCGTTTTGAGATAAGATGAATAAGTTCGCACCAACATCATAGAAATGGGCAAGATCATTTAATCCATCCAAATCTTTTAACGTATAACTCACAAAAGGTTGAACTTTTAATTGATGACTAAATTTTGGTAAAACAAATCCAGCTTGTGTAAACCACATTTGCCCTGAACCTAACAGATATTTGGCATTTCCATATCCTTCTACCGCTGCAATTCCGGTAAAGTTGGGATCTTTTTTCCCTGGATTCATAATCCCATTGGTACGCAAATAATTCGGTCCAAAATTGTAATCAAAAAATGCAGAATAAACCGATATTGCCATCTCCTTCGAAGGTTTACCTATAGGCATATCCAAAAAGGCATCTACACCAATCATGGTATTATCATAAGAACGAAATACCTCTGCCTCTGGTTGTGCAAGTGTTGCATCTGCTGAGGTATATATTCCAGCACCAATGTTAAAAACTTTTTTTGCACCAAGATAAGTTCCTGCTAAAAATGAAGTCGCTGTCGTCTCTTTTTCTAAAAACTGATACATTCCATATCCAGCATAGGATAATTTACCCCCTTGATTATTATCGACAATTTCACCTACGCCTGGTTGACGATTTGTGGCAAAAGGTTTATTCACCGCCACACGATAATTCAATTTGTTGAATTCACCGTGAGCAAATATTCCAAATTGACGCGCAAACTGATCGGATACTTCAATGTTAGGAAAATGAAATACAGGTAAATCTGCTGTTAATAACTTAGTCGTACTCGCATTTGTTATACGAGAGATACCTGACCAACTGTGTAATCCAGCACCTAAGTAAAGATGATTTTTATTGGGCTTTTTGGTTTCAGCATTGACGCGAGGTACAATAGCCAATTCATTATAAGCGTCCATAAAGAAAATCTGTGGTTTTTTCCCTTGACCATTCCCTCCCGTTCCCGTTCCTCCTCCACTAATAAAGGATTGGTTATTGATACCAAATTGTAAAAAGATGGAATAAGCTTGGGTTAATTGAGCATTTAACGTAATACGCATTCGACGTATCCCTGCATCATACGTTCGGTCTTGTGGAACTCCATTTACCGCAGTACCTGGATTATTTTCCAAATACCTAAACCATACTTGGTTTGAAAAACCGAATTTTACGTTTTTATCTCCAGATGAATCAATATTAATTTTTAATTCTCCTAAAGAATTTTTAAACGTTGGGAGATTCTTATTTTCGAGAATAGGTTGAGGTTGCTGAATTTCCTCAACAAGTTTTGGTGAAATAGAATCTTGCGCAGAAACTATTCCGGTCAAAAACATTGTTGAAATAAGTAAGCAATTTTTCATGTTAAATTTAGTAGTGTTGTTGGTAAAAAAGATTGTGTATTTTTTACACCACTAAGTAACAATCCAAATTTGAAGTTTTTTTGAAGTTTTCTTGAATTAATTCTGATTTTTATTAAATCAGTAATGATCAACCTTTTACAAAGAAATCAATTCTTAAATTTGATTATAAATACATGTTCATTATTTTCGTAATGATACGCTATTTCATAACGATAAAGCGTTAAAATTTTCTTCACTAAAGCTAATCCAATCCCAATAGATTGGGCATTATGTTTCCCTTTTTTAAAGCGTTGAAAGATGGTATCATTCAAAAATTCTTGTTCATATCCTGTATTCTTAATCATAAAATAATCTGTAGTCAATTGAATATCAATCCCTCCCTGAGGAATATTATGACGATTAGAGTTGCTAATCAAATTAGAAAACACAATTTGCGCCAATAATGGATTCAATTGAATAGGAACGTTCGCTTCAAGTTGATATGTCAATGTTACACCATTCATTGTAATCATATCTTCATGATCTAAGATAATCTCTTCAATTAGGGGAGATACATTCAATTCCTCCTCCGTAATTTGATGATGATCTAAACTCATCAATAAGACCAACGAACGATTAATAGAAGATACTTTATTGAGTTCATCATACATACTACTCAAAGCTTGCATTTGCTCTTCCGAAAGATTGGTATTGAGCATAAGTTCAATTTTCCCTTTTATATTGGCCATAGGGGTTTGCAATTCGTGGGATAAATTTTGGGTAAATTCTTTTAAAGCTTCGTAATGCGCAATGGATTGATTTGAAGTTTTAAGAAATAAATGATTGAGTTGAGCAAGTTCTGTTATATCCGTATCCATCACTTGCAATGTAGGGCTTTCACGGACGTCAAAACGTTGCATTTCTTCCACCAAATGATAAAAAGGGGTATATAATTTTCGTGTAATTAATTCCCCAAAGAAAATTAAAGTAATAATAATAAAGACAAAAATCCATGCAATGGTCATTATAATACCAACGAAAAACTCATTATCAATGATGGTTAAACTGATTTGACTTTGAATAGCATAATGTTTATTGCCTACAAATGGAAAAGTAGTAACAGACACATTATTCGCATTCGTTAGTAGCCTATCGTTCCATTCATACTTCCCTTCTTTAACGACTTCATCGACCAAATGAATGTCTTCTGGAGTGAGCTCTGTAATTTGAACGTGAGGGTGTGTCAATTGAATTTCATCAATAGTCTGTTCGCTTAATTTATGAGCAATCACTTGATTCAAGTGTTCTAATTTACCAATAGCTGATTGTGTCGTGGCACGTTCGATGGCAAAATAAAAAATAATGAAACCAAATGCCAAGGATAGAAAGACAATTACCGCAAAATAATGCGTAAGCTTTTGGCTAAGGCTTAATTTATTCCGACCATTTATACCCCAACCCATATACTGTCTGTACATAATCTACACCCCCACACTCCGCAATCTTCTTTCTTAAATTCTTTAAATGTTGATAAATAAAATCCACATTGTCCAAATTATAAGTATATTCTCCCCAAAGATGAATGGCTATGGCATGACGAGATAATACTCGATTCTTATTATTGATAAAATAGATCAGTAAATTGAGTTCTTTCTTTGTAAGAGTAAGATTCTTGCCATTTACTTTACATTCCATTGAATCCAAATCCACTTCAATTTCATTAAACTTCAAAATTTGATGTATGCCTTGGTCCGCACTTCGGCGTGTAACTGCTTTGATGCGCGAATGTAATTCTGGTAAGGGAAAGGGTTTGGTAATGTAATCATCTGCTCCACTGTCTAACCCTAAAATTTTATAATCCAAGGAATTTTGAGCTGAAATTATAATAACCTTAGTAGCAGAATAATTATTTTTGATGTGGTGCAATAAAGTCAATCCAAGTCCATCGGGTAAGGTAATATCCAAAAGAATACAATCGTACTCATACATGGATAAATGATCCTTTGCCAAGGATAATGTATCCACCCAATCGCACAAATAATTTTCTTGTTGAAGGAAATGAATAATGTTTTGGGCTAATTCGGAATGATCTTCAATTAATAGTAGTTTCATTTAATGTTAAAATAGGTTCTAAAGTTAAACTTTTTGCATAAAAAACAAAACCATCCCTTATGAGAAGAGATGGTTTGATATAATTAAAATGCGATTTGTAACATTACGATATGTTCCCCTTTGCGATCGAACACTTCTTTATTAACACGATCATACAACGGCCGTGAAGAGTATTGATAGGTGATTTTTGCAGATTGGGATAGGATAAATAAATTAGCTCCTAAATCATAGTAATGACCAACTTCATTTAAACCATCTAAATCTTTTAAAGTATAGGACGCGAAGGGTTGCAACTTAACCTTATCGTTAAATTTAGGCAATAGAAATCCAACTTGTGTATACCACATATTTCCTGTTCCTAATAAATTACGTCCATTTCCCGCCCCTTCAAGCGCTAGGGTTCCATCATAATTTGGATCGATGGTTCCCGGATTCATAATTCCAGTATTCCTCAAATAATGGGGTCCAAAATTATAACGGTAAAAAACCGAATAAACATTAAATGCCATTTCTTTATGAGGATTACCAACCGGTAAATCGGCATATATATCAGCACTTAGTACGGTTTGGTCGTGAGATTTAAATTCACCTTCTTTTAATTGAGAGAGTGCGGATGAGTTGGCATTATAAAAACCAACACCAAGATTCAACATTTTTTTAGTTCCTAAATTATTTCCCGAAAAGAAAATCGTAGAGGTATCATCCTTATCCAAGAAGTTGTAGGCTACATATCCCGAATAACTTAATTTTCCAGATTGATTGTTATCAACGGTTTGTCCAACTTCCGGCTGCTGATTTGTAGCAAAAGGCTTATTAACAGCAAAACGATAATTTAAATGGTTCCACTCACCACGAGCAAAAACACCAAATTGTCGAGCAAACTGATCGGATACTTCTATATTAGGATAATTGAAAACAGGCAAATCGGCCATCAAAAATTTAGCGGTTGAGGCATTACTTAAACGGGAAATACCATTCACACCATGCAATCCTGCTCCAAGCGACAGATGAAATTTATTTTCTAAATTGGTTTTGGAATTTATTCTAGGTATAACTTCGTATTCATTAAATGCATCCATAAAGAAAATTTGTGGCTTTTTTCCTTGGCCATTGGCTCCGGTTCCACTTCCTCCACCCGCAATAAATGATTGATTGTTGATTCCTAATTGAACATAAATATGATAAGCCGAAGAAAGTTGTGCTATCAACGTTACACGCATTCTTCTAAGTCCTGCATCCGTCGTATGGGATTGTTGAACACCATTCACTAATGTTCCAGGATTATTCTCAATGCTTCTTAACCAAACCTGTGAGTTAAGATTAAATTTCATAAAACGAGAGCCACTCTCATCCAATTTTATATTTAACTCTCCTAATGAATGCTTAAAAACTGGAGCCGTAGTATTCTCCTTATGTTGTATTATCATTGAATCAGCAGGAATGGCTTGTACCGAATCTTGCTGTATTGAACTTTCTTGTCCAAATAATTTTGCAGATGCAAGTAATATGACCACAAAAATTAAGCCTCTTTTCATATTTATCCGTTCGCCGTCAAATATATTAAATAAAAAGCGATGAATTTATCAATTTCATCTACTTAATTTCTTAATCCATAACATTTAACAATTTGTTATAGAAGTCCTATAAAAAGAAGTAAAAATAAAAAAGGCTACCCATAAAATGAGTAGCCTAAGCATTATTTTTTTAAAAAACTTCAGTTAGAGAATTAGTTTCCTCCTTCTTCCATTTTCTTTTTTAATTCTGCTAATGAATCGATATCTCCTAAAGTAGAAGTTTCGATTTTATTGTTGTTATCAGCAACTTTCTCAGCTTGTTTAGCTTCTTCCTCACGGAAAGTAGCAGTGTGAGAAACTACAACGCGACGGAATTCTTTGTTGAATTCAATTACTTTGAAAGAAGTTTCTTCACCTTTTTTAACGCGAGAACCATCTTCTTTATCTAAAGTACGAGCTGGAGCGAAAGCTTCTACTTCTTGGTCTTCGAATTGAACTGTAGCACCTTTGTCAAATACGTCAGCAGCAACACCTGTGTGGATAGTTCCTACAGCATATTTAGTTTCGTATTTGTCCCATGGGTTTTCAGTTAATTGTTTGTGTCCTAAAGATAAACGACGAGCTTCAACGTCTAATTCTAAAACAACTACATCTAAAATGTCATCTACGTTAGTAAACTCAGATGGGTGTTTGATTTTCTTAGTCCAAGATAAATCAGAGATGTAGATTAATCCGTCAACACCTTCTTCTAATTCTACGAATACACCGAAGTTAGTGAAGTTACGAACTTTACCTTTGTGAGTAGAACCTACAGGGTATTTCGTTGTAATATCTGTCCAAGGATCTGGAGTTAATTGTTTGATTCCTAAAGACATTTTTCTTTCTTCTCTATCTAAAGTTAAAACTACTGCTTCAACCTCGTCACCAACTTTTACGAAATCTTGAGCAGAACGTAAGTGAGTTGACCATGACATTTCAGAAACGTGAATTAAACCTTCTACACCTGGAGCAACCTCAACGAATGCCCCGTAGTCAGCTAAAACAACAACTTTTCCTTTAACTTTATCACCAACTTTGATATCAGCATTTAAAGCATCCCATGGGTGAGCTTCTAATTGTTTAATACCTAATTGGATACGAGATTTATCTTCGTCGAAATCTAAGATTACAACGTTGATTTTTTGTCCATCTTCTAAGATTTCAGATGGGTGGTTGATACGAGACCAAGATAAGTCAGTGATGTGGATTAAACCGTCAACACCTCCTAAGTCTACGAATACACCGTAAGAAGTAATGTTTTTAACTTCTCCTTCTAAAACCTGTCCTTTCTCTAATTGAGCAACGATTTCTTTCTTTTGAACTTCGATATCAGCCTCGATTAACGCTTTGTGAGAAACAACTACGTTTTTGAATTCTGGGTTAATTTTAACCACTTTGAATTCCATAGTTTTTCCTACGAATTGTTCGTAATCACGGATTGGTTTAACATCGATTTGAGAACCTGGTAAGAAAGCTTCGATTCCAAATACGTCAACGATCATACCTCCTTTCGTACGAGCTTTAATGTAACCATTAACAATTTCTTGAGAATCGTGTGCTTTATTAACAGCATCCCAAGCGTTTAATGTACGAGCTTTTTTGTGAGATAAGATTAATTGTCCGTTTTTGTCTTCACGTTGATCAACCATTACTTCAACGATATCCCCAACTTTTAAATCTGAGTTGTAACGGAATTCGTTTAATGAAATAACACCTTCTGATTTGAAGTTGATATCAACGATAGCTTCTTTATCTGTAATACGTACAACTTGACCTTTGAAAACTTCGTTTTCGTTTAAGTCTTCTAAAGTTGTATCGTACATTTGCTCTAATTCAGCTTTTTCTTTACGATCTTCTTCGTTTAAACCTGATTCGAAAGATTCCCAGTCAAAAGACTCAGGAGCAACGTTAGCATTGGCTAAAACGTCAGTTTGAGCAGTTTCAATTACTTGCTCTTCTACTTTATTTTCTGTAGACATAATAATATCATTTGTATCTCAATTCAATTTTGTCAGAAGCCTATAAATGTAAACAAATGAATGAGAGGAGTTTAACTTAATATAAGTTCGCTAGCTTCTTTCACATTTTAGCGAGTGCAAATATATACATTAATTTTCAATTAATTACATCATTCTTTCGTTAAAATTGCTCATAATCACAACCTTTTTTAAAATTGAGAACTCCAAATTGGCAAAAATTTTGTCTAACTTTATAAACAATCAATACCTAACAGATGGACAGCATAAAAAAAATAAAACGCTTTTCTAAAATTGTAAGTGTTTTATCGAAATATGGATTTGAAGAGATTCTTTCGAGAAGTCCTTTAGAAGCCTTAACTCCCGACTTTTTAAACACAGGCCATACCCAAGATATTTTTACTCAAAATTTTAATCAGAGAATTCGTCTCGCATTAGAAGAATTAGGTCCTGCCTATATCAAATTTGGACAGTTATTAAGTAATCGTAAAGATTTGGTTCCTAAAGAATTGATTTTAGAACTTAAAAAACTCCAAGATAATGTCCCTCCTGAACCCATCGATATTGAAGCGCGTTTAGAAGAAGAGTTCGGAATTGTGGTTCGGGATCATTTCTTAGAAATCGAGCCAATGCCATTTGCCGCGGCAAGTATTTCTCAAGTATATCGTGCAAGACTTATTACAGGTGATCGTGTGATTCTAAAAGTTAAACGTTCAAATATTCAACAAATCATCGAATCGGACTTAGCATTAATCCGTGATTTAATTTTCTTCTTAGAGAAAAAGTATGTTCGTTTGCAAAAATTATTTATTTCTGAAATTGAACGTAGTTTCGAAAATTCGATTCTAAAAGAACTTTCCCTAGTCAACGAATATCAGAATATCGAACGATTCCGAAAAAATTTTGAAGGCAGTAAAGATGTATATGTCCCTAAAACTTATAAAGATTATTGCAATAACAATATTCTTTGTATGGAATTCATTGAAGGGTTTAAAATTACTGACATTGAACAATTACGCACTCACGGAATAGAACCTAAAAAAATTGTAGAAAAGGGATTCGATATTTATCTGAAACAACTTTTAGACGATGGTTTTTTTCATGCTGATCCTCATCC from Faecalibacter sp. LW9 encodes:
- a CDS encoding Lrp/AsnC family transcriptional regulator, whose product is MNKIEVNLDATDLKIMRLMQENARINNADIARELGMAPSGILERVKKLEQKQVILSYHAKINPVAIGQKLLSFMFIKTTDIIGDETVGNQLAQIPEVLEVHDIAGDDGYLIKVRTADSEGLVELMRNSLSKIGGITSTRTTIVLQTIKEVPTIVIPE
- a CDS encoding MFS transporter; translated protein: MSNTSDTIEIVQSKSKVMAGQKPSKSDLDLTVKDRVQAIVGGSIGNLVEWYDWYAYAAFAIYFSSSFFPSSDQTAQLLNTAGIFAVGFLMRPIGGWLFGTIADKIGRKRAMTLSVLLMSFGSLLIALTPTYATIGVLAPAMLLIARLLQGLSVGGEYGVSATYLSEMATADRRGFYSSFQYVTLIGGQLIALGILLILQKLVLTEEQLMNWGWRIPFVIGAILSVIALYLRKNLHETEAFEKNNDQDKKKESNGSMKLLMQHPKAILTVVGLTMGGTLAFNTYTTYMQKFLVNTVNLTKEESTFISFLSLLIFAVLQPLFGLLSDKIGRRPLLLGFGVLGTIFTVPLLSGLAQVTTMWGAFFFLMVALIIVSGYTSINAVVKAELFPAEIRALGVGLPYALTVCIFGGTAEYLALLFKQNNVEHYFYWYITGCIAFSLVVYFFMKDTKEHSMLNKD
- a CDS encoding HAMP domain-containing sensor histidine kinase, producing the protein MGWGINGRNKLSLSQKLTHYFAVIVFLSLAFGFIIFYFAIERATTQSAIGKLEHLNQVIAHKLSEQTIDEIQLTHPHVQITELTPEDIHLVDEVVKEGKYEWNDRLLTNANNVSVTTFPFVGNKHYAIQSQISLTIIDNEFFVGIIMTIAWIFVFIIITLIFFGELITRKLYTPFYHLVEEMQRFDVRESPTLQVMDTDITELAQLNHLFLKTSNQSIAHYEALKEFTQNLSHELQTPMANIKGKIELMLNTNLSEEQMQALSSMYDELNKVSSINRSLVLLMSLDHHQITEEELNVSPLIEEIILDHEDMITMNGVTLTYQLEANVPIQLNPLLAQIVFSNLISNSNRHNIPQGGIDIQLTTDYFMIKNTGYEQEFLNDTIFQRFKKGKHNAQSIGIGLALVKKILTLYRYEIAYHYENNEHVFIIKFKN
- a CDS encoding response regulator transcription factor, giving the protein MKLLLIEDHSELAQNIIHFLQQENYLCDWVDTLSLAKDHLSMYEYDCILLDITLPDGLGLTLLHHIKNNYSATKVIIISAQNSLDYKILGLDSGADDYITKPFPLPELHSRIKAVTRRSADQGIHQILKFNEIEVDLDSMECKVNGKNLTLTKKELNLLIYFINNKNRVLSRHAIAIHLWGEYTYNLDNVDFIYQHLKNLRKKIAECGGVDYVQTVYGLGYKWSE
- the rpsA gene encoding 30S ribosomal protein S1; amino-acid sequence: MSTENKVEEQVIETAQTDVLANANVAPESFDWESFESGLNEEDRKEKAELEQMYDTTLEDLNENEVFKGQVVRITDKEAIVDINFKSEGVISLNEFRYNSDLKVGDIVEVMVDQREDKNGQLILSHKKARTLNAWDAVNKAHDSQEIVNGYIKARTKGGMIVDVFGIEAFLPGSQIDVKPIRDYEQFVGKTMEFKVVKINPEFKNVVVSHKALIEADIEVQKKEIVAQLEKGQVLEGEVKNITSYGVFVDLGGVDGLIHITDLSWSRINHPSEILEDGQKINVVILDFDEDKSRIQLGIKQLEAHPWDALNADIKVGDKVKGKVVVLADYGAFVEVAPGVEGLIHVSEMSWSTHLRSAQDFVKVGDEVEAVVLTLDREERKMSLGIKQLTPDPWTDITTKYPVGSTHKGKVRNFTNFGVFVELEEGVDGLIYISDLSWTKKIKHPSEFTNVDDILDVVVLELDVEARRLSLGHKQLTENPWDKYETKYAVGTIHTGVAADVFDKGATVQFEDQEVEAFAPARTLDKEDGSRVKKGEETSFKVIEFNKEFRRVVVSHTATFREEEAKQAEKVADNNNKIETSTLGDIDSLAELKKKMEEGGN
- a CDS encoding ABC1 kinase family protein, producing the protein MDSIKKIKRFSKIVSVLSKYGFEEILSRSPLEALTPDFLNTGHTQDIFTQNFNQRIRLALEELGPAYIKFGQLLSNRKDLVPKELILELKKLQDNVPPEPIDIEARLEEEFGIVVRDHFLEIEPMPFAAASISQVYRARLITGDRVILKVKRSNIQQIIESDLALIRDLIFFLEKKYVRLQKLFISEIERSFENSILKELSLVNEYQNIERFRKNFEGSKDVYVPKTYKDYCNNNILCMEFIEGFKITDIEQLRTHGIEPKKIVEKGFDIYLKQLLDDGFFHADPHPGNIFIQPNGQIVFIDFGSMGVLTVTERDLLEDVVINFGLKNTRKIVRSLKKMAIKHYIEDDKQLERDISDIFDYLEYNTVDTIEVQVIIKKFNNILNRNHVLLPEYVYILLRGVALIEGIGQQLDADLNVQKSMRPYAAKLAKEKLYPQNVAKKAIKNLSDLKDLMDDIPEDTLRLIEKLNNDQLALNFKIAEIRLILAIIKTSINKLVLAILTLTFGIGASMLANTKVRPLILDMPLLAWVGYGMSIFTGLSILYYVFRKK